Proteins from a single region of Mucilaginibacter daejeonensis:
- a CDS encoding efflux RND transporter periplasmic adaptor subunit, whose protein sequence is MKKLIYIPALIVLAACNNKPKDKKAELADLKKQQAELNSKITKLQAEVGTTDSTAAVEVGVAEVKTGSFVNYVQLQGKIDAQDNVTAYPQAPGTIIAIKARVGQHVSRGQVLAQLDNNVLKQSIAQSEAQVSLNRTLYNRQKALWDQKIGTEVQYLQAQTTLQASEKALASLRQQASQYRIVSPISGTIDQMDLKLGQVAQPGQTGIRIVNADNLKVKADVPESYSASVNTGNMVKILIPDANDSLTTRVTFAAKAIDPTSRSFAVEIKLPTRRTLRPNMTAIIKIADYNKANAVVIPVKAIQRSEDGDFVYINENGTAKKVNIKAGVTYGGQTEILSGLKQGDQLITEGIADVEDGDKVKVSQPAN, encoded by the coding sequence ATGAAAAAACTGATATATATCCCCGCATTGATCGTGCTGGCAGCTTGCAATAACAAGCCTAAAGACAAAAAAGCTGAGCTGGCCGACCTGAAGAAACAGCAGGCCGAGCTGAACAGCAAGATCACCAAGTTACAGGCCGAGGTGGGCACCACCGACTCGACAGCCGCTGTTGAAGTGGGCGTGGCCGAAGTAAAGACCGGCTCTTTTGTGAACTACGTTCAGTTGCAGGGTAAGATTGATGCACAGGATAACGTGACCGCCTATCCGCAGGCTCCGGGTACCATCATCGCCATTAAAGCGCGGGTGGGCCAGCATGTAAGCCGCGGACAGGTACTGGCTCAGTTGGACAACAATGTGCTCAAACAAAGCATTGCTCAGTCTGAAGCGCAGGTATCACTTAACCGCACCTTGTACAACCGCCAAAAAGCCCTTTGGGATCAAAAGATCGGTACAGAGGTACAGTACCTGCAAGCACAAACCACTTTGCAGGCCAGCGAAAAGGCTTTGGCCTCATTGCGTCAGCAAGCCAGCCAATACCGCATCGTGTCGCCCATCAGCGGCACTATCGACCAAATGGATCTCAAACTGGGCCAGGTGGCTCAGCCCGGTCAAACCGGTATCCGCATCGTTAATGCGGATAACTTAAAGGTAAAGGCCGATGTGCCTGAATCATACTCGGCCAGCGTGAACACCGGCAACATGGTCAAGATCCTGATCCCTGATGCTAACGACTCGCTGACCACCCGCGTTACCTTTGCTGCCAAGGCCATCGACCCTACCTCACGCAGCTTTGCGGTCGAGATCAAATTACCTACCCGCCGCACCCTGCGCCCTAACATGACGGCCATCATCAAGATCGCCGACTACAATAAGGCCAATGCCGTGGTGATCCCGGTAAAAGCGATCCAAAGGTCAGAGGATGGTGACTTTGTGTACATCAACGAAAACGGTACCGCCAAAAAAGTGAACATCAAAGCCGGTGTTACCTACGGCGGACAGACCGAGATCCTGTCGGGCCTTAAACAAGGCGACCAGCTGATCACCGAAGGCATTGCCGACGTTGAGGATGGCGATAAAGTAAAGGTATCGCAACCGGCCAACTGA